One part of the Solea solea chromosome 16, fSolSol10.1, whole genome shotgun sequence genome encodes these proteins:
- the cacng5b gene encoding voltage-dependent calcium channel gamma-5 subunit, translated as MSACSRKALTLLSSVFAISSLGLLGVAVSTDYWLYLEEGVIMPLNQSTDIKTSLHSGLWRVCFLAGEESGRCFTIEYIMPMNVQLTSESTVNMLKMIRSATPFPLVSLFFMFIGFVLNNIGHIRPHRTILAFVSGIFFILSGLALVVGLVLYISSINDEMLNRTKSTEAYFTYKYGWSFAFAAISFLLTESAGVMSVYLFMKRYTAEEMYQPRHPSFYRPRLSNCSDHSGQFLHPEAWSRGRSPSDISSEASLQMSASYPTLLKCPDYDMVSSSPC; from the exons atGAGTGCGTGCAGCAGGAAGGCCCTGACTTTGCTCAGCAGTGTCTTCGCAATCAGCAGCTTGGGTCTGCTGGGAGTggcagtcagcactgactacTGGTTGTACCTGGAAGAGGGCGTCATCATGCCTCTGAACCAGAGCACTGACATCAAGACTTCGTTGCACTCGGGCCTCTGGAGGGTCTGCTTCCTTGCGG GTGAGGAGTCTGGTCGGTGTTTTACCATCGAGTACATCATGCCCATGAATGTCCAGCTCACGTCAGAGTCCACCGTAAACATGCTCA AGATGATCCGCTCAGCCACTCCGTTCCCTCTGGTCAGCCTTTTCTTCATGTTTATCGGTTTTGTCCTCAACAACATTGGGCACATTCGTCCTCACCGCACCATCCTGGCCTTTGTCTCTGGaatcttcttcatcctctcag gTCTGGCTCTGGTGGTGGGTCTGGTGCTGTATATTTCCAGTATAAATGATGAAATGTTGAACAGGACTAAAAGCACTGAGGCCTATTTTACCTACAAATATGGCTGGTCCTTCGCCTTCGCTGCCATTTCCTTCCTGCTCACCGAG AGTGCAGGCGTCATGTCAGTGTACCTGTTCATGAAGCGCTACACAGCAGAGGAGATGTACCAGCCGCGTCACCCCAGTTTCTACCGCCCCCGACTCAGCAACTGCTCTGACCACTCAGGCCAGTTCCTCCATCCAGAGGCCTGGTCCCGTGGACGCAGTCCCTCAGACATCTCCAGTGAAGCTTCACTCCAGATGAGCGCCAGCTACCCCACACTGCTCAAATGCCCTGACTATGACATGGTCTCCTCTTCACCCTGCTGA